Proteins found in one Bremerella volcania genomic segment:
- a CDS encoding DUF1559 domain-containing protein, producing the protein MIRKAFTLVELLVVIAIIGVLIALLLPAVQQAREAARRMQCVNNLKQLGIATHNYHDTFGCLPSGTITVATASTGAGDQNVASWGWGALLLPFLEQQNMADQMGVGQIPLNNYVKKTAANGITLADKSLVLDAFICPSDAGPEINDSSKFSHTGGNAFSTSPANLAPKSNYMGNFGHNRSRVWNNSQYAALATGMFRYSGGAAGNIKLAFRDITDGTSNSIMFSERAYMLKGNVRFYPGTWVGCLAGGHEDCHEDLWFTLRAPINGAQGGINFASPDSNTVQLWSRQESISSAHKGGVNACMGDASVQFISETIEWAYGGDGDTVKNTVLERLAAVNDGLPVGEY; encoded by the coding sequence ATGATCCGTAAGGCGTTTACGCTTGTGGAATTGTTGGTGGTCATCGCCATTATTGGCGTGCTGATCGCTCTTCTGCTGCCGGCCGTGCAGCAAGCTCGCGAAGCGGCACGGCGCATGCAGTGCGTCAACAATTTGAAGCAACTCGGCATTGCCACGCACAACTATCACGATACGTTCGGCTGCCTCCCCTCAGGCACGATCACCGTGGCCACCGCTTCGACCGGGGCCGGAGACCAGAACGTGGCCAGTTGGGGGTGGGGAGCTTTGCTGCTTCCGTTCCTCGAACAGCAGAACATGGCCGATCAAATGGGCGTCGGACAAATCCCGCTCAACAACTACGTCAAAAAGACCGCGGCCAACGGCATTACTTTGGCTGACAAGTCGCTGGTACTCGACGCGTTCATCTGCCCTTCGGATGCCGGCCCCGAAATCAACGACTCGTCCAAGTTCTCGCACACCGGAGGCAATGCATTCAGCACGTCGCCTGCGAACCTGGCACCCAAGTCGAACTACATGGGCAACTTCGGCCACAACCGCTCGCGCGTCTGGAACAACTCGCAGTATGCCGCCTTGGCGACCGGCATGTTTCGCTATAGCGGCGGAGCGGCTGGCAACATCAAGCTCGCTTTCCGCGACATCACCGACGGCACGTCCAACTCCATCATGTTCTCGGAGCGAGCTTACATGCTCAAAGGGAACGTGCGGTTCTACCCAGGTACCTGGGTCGGCTGCCTGGCAGGCGGTCATGAAGACTGCCACGAAGACCTCTGGTTCACCCTGCGAGCCCCGATCAACGGCGCCCAAGGAGGCATCAACTTCGCCAGCCCCGACTCCAACACGGTTCAGCTCTGGTCGCGGCAAGAGTCGATCTCCAGCGCCCACAAAGGAGGCGTCAACGCCTGCATGGGAGACGCCTCGGTCCAGTTCATCTCCGAAACGATCGAGTGGGCCTACGGCGGCGACGGCGACACGGTGAAGAACACCGTTTTGGAACGGCTGGCAGCCGTGAATGATGGGTTGCCCGTTGGGGAGTATTAA
- a CDS encoding SAM-dependent methyltransferase: MIELLWNAPVSEAKMTRIIDSLNLSSRDYVLDVGCGCGEVLMRSVQRYGCRGVGIDVSAPHVEEAKRRLKERASGLDVQFLAVDVKQYETGLQRFDLVMCLGASHAFAPGAQAFEQALAQMKAMVVPGGQILIADGYLKQTKPPSYCEFIGDELPNGQTHEAMVQFGRQANLIPLGAWTSSEDEWDDFEWGYQRLIEQKASQALHDEQLLNKRTQRRQWMEAYLKWGRDTLGYGTYLFQRPE; this comes from the coding sequence ATGATTGAACTGTTGTGGAACGCGCCGGTCAGTGAAGCGAAGATGACGCGGATTATTGATTCGCTCAATCTTTCGTCGCGCGACTATGTGCTGGACGTGGGATGTGGATGCGGGGAAGTGCTTATGCGCAGCGTGCAGCGCTATGGTTGTCGTGGCGTCGGGATCGATGTGTCGGCGCCGCATGTCGAGGAAGCGAAGCGGCGACTCAAGGAAAGGGCTTCGGGGCTGGACGTCCAATTCCTAGCGGTCGATGTAAAGCAGTATGAGACCGGGCTACAGCGATTTGACCTGGTGATGTGTTTAGGGGCATCGCATGCGTTTGCACCAGGGGCGCAAGCTTTCGAACAGGCACTCGCTCAAATGAAAGCGATGGTCGTACCGGGTGGGCAGATCCTGATTGCCGATGGCTATCTCAAGCAAACAAAACCGCCTAGCTACTGCGAATTCATTGGCGACGAACTGCCCAACGGGCAAACGCACGAAGCGATGGTTCAGTTCGGCAGGCAGGCGAACCTGATTCCACTGGGCGCATGGACGAGCAGCGAAGACGAGTGGGACGATTTCGAATGGGGCTACCAACGATTGATCGAACAAAAGGCAAGCCAGGCCCTTCACGACGAGCAGCTTTTGAATAAGCGGACGCAGCGACGACAATGGATGGAAGCTTACCTCAAGTGGGGACGAGATACGCTGGGGTATGGAACCTATCTATTTCAACGTCCCGAATGA